GCCCGGCGGCCATGCACAACGCGGCCACGCTGCTGCGGCCGCTGCCTTTCGACCGGCCCGGGGAGGTCCTTGACGAGGTCGAAGGGTTCTTCGACGGCGGCGGCTCCGGCGAGGTCTACCTGTGGAGCGCCTGGCCGACCCCGGATCTGCGCCCCCGCGGCTGGGTGCTGGAGGGGCACCCGCCGATGCTGCTGCGGCCGCCGGGAGGCGGGCCGGTCCCGCCGGTCCCGCCCGGCCTCCGCGTCGAGCGGGTCGCCGGGGCCGGCGCCCTGCGCGACTGGGAGCGGGTGGCGGTGGACGGCTTCCCCTACCGCGAGCTCCAGCCGTACCGCCCCGGGGCGCTGCTGGACGAGCGGGTCCTGGCCGACGGGCGGCTGCGGCTGTGGGTCGGCTACGAGCACGGCCGGGCCGTCTGCCTCGGCTCGCTGTTCGTGGACGCCGGGGTGGCGCACTTCTCGCTCGGGGTGACCCTCCCGGAGGCCAGGCGCCGCGGCTACTGGGCGGCCATGGCCGCC
The sequence above is drawn from the Actinomycetota bacterium genome and encodes:
- a CDS encoding N-acetyltransferase; translation: MSGEHLTDGWEPDLPVGDTLLRRFLFNLAAFHEVPAVAAGGRVLRRDDFVAADLGRPAAMHNAATLLRPLPFDRPGEVLDEVEGFFDGGGSGEVYLWSAWPTPDLRPRGWVLEGHPPMLLRPPGGGPVPPVPPGLRVERVAGAGALRDWERVAVDGFPYRELQPYRPGALLDERVLADGRLRLWVGYEHGRAVCLGSLFVDAGVAHFSLGVTLPEARRRGYWAAMAAVRLLDAPGLPLVGVFSDMSRPSAEAIGFLPIARFTLWHRAR